The Osmerus eperlanus chromosome 7, fOsmEpe2.1, whole genome shotgun sequence genome includes a region encoding these proteins:
- the slc25a40 gene encoding probable mitochondrial glutathione transporter SLC25A40, with protein sequence MSGQSSSPGASNGITPLQQMIASCSGAILTSLIVTPLDVVKIRLQAQKTPFPKGKCFVYCNGLMDHICVCENGNSRPWYKAPGHFNGTLDAFIKIVRREGIRSLWSGLPPTLVMAVPATVIYFTCYDQLCAALRARMGSHSEEAPLLAGAIARVGSATMISPLELVRTRLQSQQQSYRELKEGISSAVKAEGWRSLWRGWGPTLLRDVPFSAMYWYNYEKGKLWLCEQYQTEEPTVAITFISGALSGSIASIATLPFDVVKTRRQVELGELQAMNLSAKASSTLSVMKTIVAESGPAGLFAGFLPRLIKVAPACAIMISTYEFGKTFFRQCNQDRLLETRGLSLDTSHT encoded by the exons ATGAGCGGTCAGAGTTCTTCGCCGGGGGCGAGCAACGGCATCACCCCTCTTCAGCAGATGATCGCGTCCTGCTCAGGGGCTATCCTGACATCCCTGATCG TCACACCTTTGGATGTTGTGAAGATCAGACTCCAAGCTCAGAAGACCCCCTTCCCTAAAG GAAAATGCTTTGTGTACTGCAATGGCCTCATGgaccacatctgtgtgtgtgaaaacggCAACTCCAGACCATGGTACAAGGCTCCAGGACACTTCAACGGAACCCTG GATGCCTTTATCAAGATAGTCCGCAGGGAAGGGATCAGGTCTTTATGGAGCGGACTGCCCCCAACGCT AGTCATGGCGGTCCCGGCAACTGTAATCTACTTCACGTGTTATGACCAGCTGTGTGCGGCGCTGAGGGCCCGGATGGGCTCCCACAGCGAGGAGGCCCCGCTGCTGGCAGGAGCCATCGCCAGAG TGGGCTCTGCCACCATGATCAGCCCGCTGGAGCTGGTCCGTACCAGGCTGCAGTCCCAGCAGCAGTCGTACAGGGAGCTGAAGGAGGGCATCAGCAGCGCGGTGAAGGCCGAGGGCTGGAGGTCcctgtggaggggctggggaccCACGCTGCTGAGAGACGTCCCCTTCTCTG CGATGTACTGGTACAACTATGAGAAGGGGAAGCTGTGGCTGTGTGAACAGTATCAGACAGAGGAGCCCACGGTCGCCATCACCTTCATCTCTGGAGcgctgtctggctct ATTGCTTCCATAGCAACCCTTCCCTTTGATGTGGTCAAGACCAGGAGACAGGTGGAGTTGGGGGAACTCCAAGCTATGAATT TGTCTGCGAAGGCCTCCTCTACTCTGAGTGTGATGAAGACCATCGTGGCAGAAAGCGGACCTGCCGGCCTGTTTGCAG GGTTTCTGCCCCGGCTGATAAAGGTGGCCCCGGCTTGTGCCATCATGATCAGCACCTATGAGTTCGGGAAGACCTTCTTCCGCCAGTGCAACCAGGACAGGCTGCTAGAGACCAGAGGTCTTTCACTAGATACCAGCCACACATGA